The proteins below come from a single Eubacterium limosum genomic window:
- the galE gene encoding UDP-glucose 4-epimerase GalE, which translates to MKVLVSGGAGYIGSHAVVQLLDKQYDVVVVDNLSTGHQWAVDKRAPFYQCDIRNKKDLDKIFKKEKIDVVMQFAADIVVADSEKNPLKYYDNNVYGTISLLQTMLENNVKNIIFSSTAAVYGNTEKVPVEEKDPLDPISPYGATKVFVERILDDCRKAYGLNYCVFRYFNVAGAHEKYPIGQNVKKNTALIPIILEVASGERDFIGIFGNDYDTKDGTGIRDFIHVVDLVDAHILGINKLLKNESAIYNLGNGQGFSVLEMIEAARKVTGHPIPTKISPRRDGDIACSIASSEKAKTELGWMPVYTDVEKIIETAWIYKNC; encoded by the coding sequence ATGAAAGTTTTAGTTTCCGGAGGCGCTGGCTACATTGGTAGCCACGCTGTTGTACAGCTGTTGGATAAACAATATGATGTAGTCGTTGTTGATAACCTATCAACTGGACATCAATGGGCTGTTGATAAAAGAGCCCCATTTTATCAATGTGATATAAGAAATAAAAAAGATTTAGATAAAATTTTCAAAAAAGAAAAAATTGATGTTGTCATGCAATTTGCAGCAGATATTGTTGTAGCTGACAGTGAAAAAAATCCTCTTAAATATTATGACAATAATGTTTATGGTACTATCTCGTTACTTCAAACAATGTTAGAAAACAATGTGAAAAACATCATTTTCTCCTCCACAGCTGCTGTTTATGGGAATACTGAAAAAGTTCCTGTTGAAGAAAAGGATCCGCTGGACCCCATCAGCCCTTACGGTGCAACAAAAGTGTTTGTAGAACGAATTTTAGACGATTGTCGAAAAGCTTATGGCTTAAATTATTGTGTTTTTCGCTATTTCAATGTAGCCGGCGCACATGAAAAATATCCAATTGGGCAGAATGTAAAGAAAAACACTGCTTTAATCCCTATCATTTTAGAAGTTGCTTCCGGTGAACGCGATTTTATCGGTATTTTCGGCAATGATTATGATACAAAAGATGGGACAGGAATCCGTGACTTTATTCATGTCGTAGACCTCGTGGATGCACACATTTTAGGAATTAACAAATTATTGAAAAATGAAAGTGCAATCTATAATCTGGGTAATGGCCAGGGATTTTCGGTGTTGGAAATGATTGAAGCAGCAAGAAAAGTTACGGGCCATCCAATCCCAACAAAAATATCCCCACGCCGTGATGGGGATATTGCATGCTCAATAGCGTCCAGCGAAAAAGCAAAGACAGAGCTTGGATGGATGCCAGTTTATACGGATGTTGAGAAGATTATTGAGACGGCTTGGATTTATAAAAATTGTTGA
- a CDS encoding LCP family protein — MEKRNKSVIGNRRSGERPSSPSKKAPSRPSGRSGNSRPSQSQGSRSNSSRPSRPPQRIDERRRSSNDTLPKKRRKKRGFFKKALILLLVLLIGAGAYAATVIKFGNLNKDLTGKVSQYNISSNAANMALNHRIVNVAIFGVDGRDDVDGSRSDSMMIASADFEHNKLKITSLMRDTYVYINKDYGYDKLNAAYSFGGPELALKTINQNFDTAITDYVTIDFTAMVAMVNAVGGVTIDIENEDELYWVNQYLMDVNDKVKTNSPFLESTGSQVVDGSQALAYCRVRYVGNGDFDRTLRQRKVFEQVMAKAMDLNPLEQYSLLTKVMPYVETSLSKIEILKYAGNVMFMKDHAIHQEQIPAEGYVDTGMLGDVSYVFPVTLVDNIKEWYQFVYETDYTPSGTAQDISDEIESVW; from the coding sequence ATGGAAAAACGAAACAAAAGCGTTATTGGAAACCGAAGAAGTGGCGAACGGCCCTCTTCCCCTTCAAAAAAGGCGCCTTCGCGCCCTTCAGGACGTTCTGGAAACAGCCGGCCATCTCAGAGCCAGGGTTCCAGAAGCAATTCTTCCCGTCCATCCCGCCCACCACAGAGAATCGATGAACGAAGACGCAGTTCTAATGATACTTTACCCAAAAAACGCAGAAAAAAAAGAGGATTTTTTAAGAAAGCATTAATTTTACTTCTTGTGCTGTTGATCGGAGCAGGAGCATATGCCGCTACTGTCATCAAATTTGGCAATTTAAACAAAGATCTGACCGGAAAGGTCTCCCAATATAATATCAGTTCAAACGCCGCCAATATGGCTCTGAACCACCGCATTGTCAATGTGGCGATCTTCGGTGTCGATGGGCGTGACGACGTGGATGGCAGCCGGTCCGACTCCATGATGATTGCCTCGGCCGATTTCGAACATAATAAACTGAAAATAACTTCATTAATGCGGGATACCTACGTATACATCAATAAAGATTACGGCTACGACAAGCTCAACGCCGCCTATTCCTTTGGTGGCCCCGAGCTGGCGCTTAAAACCATCAACCAGAATTTTGATACCGCCATCACCGATTATGTGACCATTGATTTTACTGCCATGGTTGCAATGGTAAACGCCGTTGGCGGCGTCACCATTGATATTGAAAATGAAGATGAGCTTTATTGGGTTAATCAGTATTTGATGGATGTCAATGATAAAGTGAAAACAAACTCTCCTTTCCTTGAAAGTACAGGATCACAGGTTGTAGACGGAAGCCAGGCACTGGCCTACTGTCGTGTCCGCTACGTTGGAAACGGAGACTTCGACCGTACACTTCGTCAGAGAAAGGTTTTTGAACAGGTCATGGCTAAGGCAATGGACTTAAACCCATTGGAACAATACAGTTTGCTAACAAAAGTTATGCCCTATGTTGAAACCTCATTAAGCAAAATAGAGATTCTCAAATACGCCGGCAATGTCATGTTCATGAAAGATCATGCCATCCATCAAGAACAAATTCCAGCCGAAGGTTATGTCGATACCGGCATGCTTGGCGATGTATCTTATGTATTCCCTGTCACCCTGGTAGATAATATTAAGGAATGGTATCAGTTTGTTTATGAGACAGATTATACGCCATCAGGAACGGCTCAGGATATTAGTGATGAGATTGAGTCTGTGTGGTAG
- a CDS encoding transporter substrate-binding domain-containing protein has protein sequence MKKLKMFGILALAAVMTFSLAACSSGGSSSGSDGAKKYIIATDTTFAPFEFEDESGNRVGIDMDLLKAIAEDQGFEYELQPLGFDAAVTALESGQADGVIAGMSITEERQKKYDFSDPYFDSGVGMAVKSDNDTIKSYDDLKGKNVAVKNGTEGSKYAESIKDQYGFTITSFPESANMYEDVKSGNSVACFEDYPVLGYAIAKGQPLKLVGDLQAGNSYGFAVQKGKNAELLEMFNTGLKNMKDNGKYQEILDTYIKTN, from the coding sequence ATGAAGAAACTCAAAATGTTTGGTATTTTGGCATTAGCCGCAGTAATGACTTTTTCTTTGGCTGCTTGTTCAAGCGGCGGAAGCTCAAGCGGAAGTGACGGGGCAAAAAAATATATCATTGCAACCGATACAACCTTTGCGCCATTTGAATTTGAAGATGAATCCGGTAACCGTGTAGGTATCGATATGGATTTATTAAAAGCGATTGCTGAAGATCAGGGCTTTGAATATGAGCTGCAGCCACTTGGCTTTGATGCGGCTGTTACCGCTCTTGAATCAGGACAGGCCGATGGCGTTATCGCTGGTATGAGTATTACCGAAGAACGTCAGAAAAAATATGATTTCTCTGATCCTTATTTTGATTCAGGCGTTGGTATGGCTGTAAAATCTGACAATGACACCATTAAATCTTACGATGATTTAAAAGGAAAAAATGTCGCGGTTAAGAATGGTACTGAAGGCTCTAAGTATGCTGAATCCATTAAAGACCAGTATGGCTTCACCATTACCTCTTTCCCGGAATCTGCAAATATGTATGAAGATGTTAAATCAGGTAACTCTGTAGCCTGTTTCGAAGATTACCCGGTACTAGGCTATGCAATCGCAAAAGGCCAGCCATTAAAATTAGTTGGTGATTTACAGGCTGGTAATTCTTACGGGTTTGCTGTACAGAAGGGTAAGAATGCAGAATTGCTTGAAATGTTCAACACTGGCTTAAAGAACATGAAAGACAATGGTAAATATCAGGAAATTTTAGATACTTACATCAAAACAAATTAA
- a CDS encoding amino acid ABC transporter permease: MSIFELFAQTYPRLLQGLWMTIELTLVSLLIAAVLGLLFGLLSVSRTTFLRGISRVYIDIIRGTPLIVQVFFIYFGIPSALNMRLDAFIAGVIALSLNAGAYTAEIVRGGIQSIDKGQMEAARSLGLPYTMAMRRVVLPQAIKTMIPAIVNQCIITLKDSSLVSVIGLAELTQTGRLIIANNFESLKMWIIIGVMYFIPIMILSKVSSHIERKMSYGKSKN; this comes from the coding sequence ATGAGTATTTTTGAATTATTTGCTCAAACCTATCCTCGTTTATTACAAGGTCTTTGGATGACGATCGAACTGACCCTGGTATCGCTGCTGATTGCGGCGGTGCTAGGGCTTCTCTTTGGTTTGTTATCTGTTTCAAGGACTACTTTTTTACGGGGAATTTCACGTGTATACATTGATATTATCCGTGGTACACCATTAATTGTACAGGTATTTTTTATTTATTTTGGGATACCAAGCGCACTGAATATGCGTTTAGATGCCTTTATAGCTGGTGTTATCGCATTGAGCCTGAATGCCGGCGCCTATACCGCGGAAATTGTCAGAGGCGGGATTCAGTCCATTGACAAAGGGCAGATGGAGGCAGCCAGAAGTCTTGGCCTTCCCTACACTATGGCAATGCGCAGAGTCGTTTTACCTCAGGCGATCAAAACAATGATCCCGGCGATTGTAAATCAGTGTATTATCACATTAAAGGACAGCTCTTTGGTTTCTGTTATTGGTTTAGCAGAATTAACCCAGACTGGACGTTTAATCATTGCCAATAATTTTGAATCCTTAAAAATGTGGATTATCATTGGTGTCATGTATTTTATCCCGATTATGATTCTGTCAAAGGTTTCGAGTCATATTGAAAGGAAGATGAGCTATGGCAAAAGTAAAAATTAG
- a CDS encoding amino acid ABC transporter ATP-binding protein — translation MAKVKISNLKKSFGDLEVLKDINLEVEEGEVICIIGPSGSGKSTMLRCINALEEATSGTIVVDGNEITGNHANINLYRRNIGMVFQQFNLFPNMSVLKNITFAPVALKIMDKAKAEEVAQGLLKRVDMVAKADAYPGQLSGGQQQRVAIARALAMNPDVMLFDEPTSALDPEMVGEVLNVMKQLAHEGMTMVVVTHEMGFAREVADRVIFIDEGYIVEQGPPSEVFGNPQNERTINFLNMVL, via the coding sequence ATGGCAAAAGTAAAAATTAGTAATCTCAAAAAGAGCTTTGGTGATTTAGAGGTTTTAAAGGACATTAATCTGGAGGTAGAGGAAGGTGAGGTCATCTGTATTATCGGCCCGTCAGGCTCTGGTAAAAGCACAATGCTGCGCTGCATCAATGCGCTTGAAGAGGCAACCAGTGGTACGATCGTGGTGGACGGCAACGAGATAACCGGAAACCATGCAAATATTAACCTCTACCGCCGGAATATCGGAATGGTATTCCAGCAGTTTAACCTTTTCCCCAATATGTCTGTTTTAAAAAATATTACCTTTGCGCCGGTCGCTTTAAAAATTATGGATAAGGCTAAAGCAGAGGAAGTAGCACAAGGACTTTTAAAAAGGGTTGATATGGTCGCTAAGGCGGACGCCTATCCAGGGCAGCTCTCCGGTGGACAGCAGCAGCGTGTGGCCATTGCCAGGGCGCTGGCAATGAACCCGGATGTTATGCTGTTCGATGAACCAACAAGTGCTCTTGACCCGGAAATGGTTGGAGAAGTTCTCAATGTAATGAAACAGCTGGCACACGAAGGGATGACCATGGTTGTGGTTACCCATGAAATGGGCTTTGCCAGAGAGGTTGCAGACCGTGTTATCTTCATTGATGAAGGTTATATTGTGGAACAGGGACCACCAAGTGAAGTGTTTGGAAATCCACAGAACGAAAGAACCATTAATTTCTTGAATATGGTCCTGTAA
- a CDS encoding glycosyltransferase family 2 protein, translating into MVDTIYVLLFLLGVPFFAYGIYYLIVGISGYRKHTKFNQHAPENRMCAVIAARNESLVIGNLIDTLKEQNYPEDLFDIYVIPNNCTDNTEEVARKHGAKIFHCTSEVRSKGAALEQFFDATFADNDVFDAFCVFDADNLVDPNFFSAMNNALCDGEKIAQGYRDSKNPTDSWISGCQSIFYWTLNRFMNLAKQGIGWSAALNGTGFMVSREVLKDGGFRTFSMTEDIEFTTQSIMKGYRVAWVPEALTFDEHPITFETSWKQRKRWSTGTIQCFSQYSAPLWENFKKTRNWMCVDMILYLLAPFMQVLTSIYTICSFVVLTLLLINTQVWSDALTFAILFGVGGVIISFLFTAMVVKLEHHKIKEVAGKAFFSFWFFLFSWIPINVLCFVKPIETWEPIEHTQSLKLSQLQLNK; encoded by the coding sequence ATGGTCGATACAATTTATGTTTTACTTTTCCTTTTAGGTGTCCCTTTCTTTGCTTATGGTATTTATTATTTAATCGTAGGGATATCCGGATACCGTAAACACACAAAGTTCAACCAGCATGCCCCTGAAAATCGCATGTGCGCGGTTATTGCCGCAAGAAACGAATCCCTTGTTATTGGGAATCTGATCGATACGTTAAAAGAACAGAATTATCCAGAGGATTTATTTGATATCTACGTTATTCCAAATAACTGTACAGATAATACTGAAGAGGTAGCCCGGAAACACGGCGCAAAAATATTCCACTGTACCTCTGAAGTGCGCTCAAAGGGCGCTGCTTTAGAACAGTTTTTTGATGCTACCTTTGCAGACAATGACGTTTTTGATGCTTTCTGCGTTTTTGACGCTGATAATCTGGTTGATCCAAATTTCTTCTCTGCAATGAACAATGCTTTATGTGACGGAGAAAAAATTGCTCAGGGCTACCGCGACAGCAAAAACCCAACAGACTCCTGGATCTCAGGCTGTCAATCCATTTTTTACTGGACATTAAACCGCTTTATGAACCTTGCAAAACAGGGGATCGGCTGGTCCGCCGCTTTAAACGGAACCGGCTTTATGGTTTCCCGCGAAGTCTTAAAAGATGGCGGTTTCAGAACCTTCAGTATGACTGAGGATATTGAGTTTACCACTCAATCCATTATGAAGGGGTATCGCGTCGCATGGGTTCCTGAAGCCCTTACCTTCGACGAACACCCCATTACCTTTGAAACCTCCTGGAAGCAGCGCAAGCGTTGGTCTACCGGTACGATCCAGTGTTTTTCACAGTACTCAGCTCCCTTATGGGAAAACTTCAAAAAAACGCGTAACTGGATGTGCGTGGATATGATCTTATATCTTCTTGCTCCGTTCATGCAGGTTTTAACCAGCATCTATACAATTTGTTCATTCGTTGTACTGACACTTTTACTCATTAACACACAGGTTTGGTCTGATGCCCTCACCTTTGCCATTCTCTTTGGTGTCGGCGGTGTTATTATCAGCTTCCTCTTTACCGCAATGGTCGTTAAGCTTGAACACCACAAAATAAAAGAAGTCGCCGGCAAAGCATTTTTCTCTTTCTGGTTCTTCCTGTTTTCATGGATACCGATTAATGTCCTCTGCTTTGTCAAGCCGATTGAAACCTGGGAACCGATCGAACATACTCAGAGCTTGAAGCTCTCACAATTACAGCTTAATAAATAA
- a CDS encoding ECF transporter S component, with translation MSQVNKKTAQMTQLTLLIAILVVLTFTPLGFIQIPPVAITILHIPVIIGAIAMGPVCGGILGLAFGILSMLKATFMGVSPVDLMFSPFASGAPIQSLVMCILPRVLLGVIAGVLYEALKSRLSNDALSIGISAGIATLCHTIMVMGCLWFFFSAIPLKEVFLTIVGVNGLLELGVGIVITIAVCKPLMKYLKTRVAV, from the coding sequence ATGTCACAGGTAAACAAAAAGACTGCACAGATGACACAGCTTACATTGCTGATCGCCATACTGGTGGTACTTACCTTTACCCCACTTGGTTTTATTCAGATTCCTCCGGTTGCAATTACAATTTTGCACATTCCGGTGATTATCGGCGCTATTGCTATGGGGCCGGTTTGCGGTGGTATTTTAGGTTTGGCCTTTGGTATTCTAAGTATGCTTAAGGCTACATTTATGGGTGTTTCACCGGTAGATCTGATGTTTTCACCTTTTGCAAGCGGAGCCCCGATTCAATCTCTGGTTATGTGTATTTTGCCGAGAGTTTTGTTGGGGGTGATTGCAGGAGTGCTGTATGAAGCTTTAAAAAGCCGGCTGAGCAATGATGCTTTAAGCATAGGCATCAGCGCGGGTATAGCAACCTTATGCCATACAATCATGGTTATGGGGTGCTTATGGTTTTTCTTCAGCGCAATTCCGTTAAAGGAAGTTTTTTTAACCATTGTGGGCGTAAATGGTTTACTTGAGCTTGGCGTTGGCATTGTTATTACGATTGCCGTGTGTAAGCCATTAATGAAGTATTTGAAAACGAGAGTTGCTGTATAG
- a CDS encoding P1 family peptidase, producing the protein MQEINLNDIENIRIGHAQDIEGGTGCTVIINEQGAPTGLDVRGGGPASRESELLNPVAAAQGIHAVLLSGGSAFGLDAAGGVMQYLSERNIGFDTGVAKVPLVCQSCIFDLVVGKPNAYPDKAMAYQACLDSENRKSIQNGNIGAGTGATVGKYRGVQTMMKSGIGTYAVKLGDLKVGAIVSVNALGDIFDIESGDKLAGMLSADLSEFEDTEAAMYEDISCKENLFTGNTTIGAVITNGKFNKVEAKKIAAMTHNGYGQAIRPVHTTADGDSVYVMSVGEVAADINVVGTLAARVMAMAIKKAVLETEPLYGLKTASMLLHK; encoded by the coding sequence ATGCAGGAAATAAACCTTAATGATATTGAAAATATCCGAATCGGCCATGCGCAGGATATAGAAGGCGGGACAGGGTGCACCGTGATTATCAATGAACAGGGTGCACCTACAGGGCTTGATGTAAGAGGCGGAGGACCAGCCTCCAGAGAGAGTGAGCTTTTGAACCCGGTAGCTGCTGCCCAGGGAATCCATGCTGTTTTGTTAAGCGGCGGCTCTGCCTTTGGTCTGGACGCCGCCGGTGGCGTCATGCAGTATCTGAGTGAGCGCAACATTGGCTTTGATACGGGTGTGGCAAAGGTACCGCTTGTCTGCCAGTCGTGTATTTTTGATTTGGTTGTCGGCAAACCGAATGCGTACCCAGATAAAGCGATGGCCTATCAGGCATGCCTAGATTCAGAAAACAGAAAAAGCATACAGAACGGTAATATTGGAGCCGGAACAGGTGCGACCGTTGGCAAATATCGAGGAGTCCAGACGATGATGAAATCAGGCATTGGGACCTATGCCGTTAAGCTTGGCGATTTAAAGGTAGGTGCTATTGTCTCGGTCAACGCCCTCGGGGATATTTTTGATATTGAAAGCGGTGATAAGCTGGCAGGGATGCTCTCAGCAGACCTTTCTGAATTTGAGGATACCGAAGCCGCCATGTATGAGGATATTTCCTGCAAAGAGAATCTGTTTACTGGAAACACAACCATAGGTGCTGTGATTACCAATGGGAAATTTAATAAGGTTGAAGCAAAAAAAATAGCAGCAATGACCCATAACGGTTACGGACAGGCCATAAGGCCTGTCCATACCACAGCGGACGGCGACAGTGTCTATGTCATGTCTGTGGGCGAGGTGGCTGCAGATATTAATGTGGTTGGAACACTGGCGGCACGCGTGATGGCGATGGCCATAAAAAAAGCAGTGCTCGAAACAGAACCATTATATGGGTTGAAAACAGCGTCAATGCTGTTACATAAATAA
- a CDS encoding Cof-type HAD-IIB family hydrolase, with translation MAIKMIVTDLDGTLLNTQNTISEKNKAAFKKAKEKGIIPVVATGRIDKEGWFAAEAIGGTDYMLSGNGGVVRDYKKDIVIFEDALSKEIIRQIIELVDQYDGIFVQAHTIHGCVCTKKTFPEMPTAGWADEYVRQFKEQQIVVEDIEDYLDKNHLEVSKFVISSTDFDKLDEVQKRAGEIVDLVPLRPMNYCLECIPEGVDKGLGLTKLCEYLGISLTEVMVIGDSDNDLEMIEIAGTKIAMGNAYDCVKTIADHIVSTNDEDGVAEAIERFAL, from the coding sequence ATGGCAATAAAAATGATCGTTACCGACTTGGATGGCACGCTTTTAAACACTCAGAATACAATCTCTGAGAAAAACAAAGCAGCTTTTAAAAAAGCTAAAGAAAAAGGGATCATTCCTGTAGTGGCAACAGGCCGGATTGATAAAGAAGGCTGGTTTGCCGCCGAAGCCATTGGAGGGACCGATTATATGCTCTCCGGTAATGGCGGCGTGGTTCGAGACTATAAAAAAGATATTGTGATCTTTGAGGATGCTCTTTCAAAAGAGATTATCAGACAGATAATTGAGCTGGTGGATCAGTACGATGGCATTTTTGTCCAGGCGCATACCATTCATGGATGTGTCTGTACAAAAAAAACATTTCCTGAAATGCCAACAGCAGGATGGGCCGATGAATATGTACGTCAATTTAAGGAACAGCAAATTGTGGTTGAGGATATCGAGGACTATTTAGATAAAAACCACTTGGAGGTCAGTAAATTTGTCATTTCATCCACCGACTTTGATAAATTGGATGAAGTCCAGAAAAGGGCGGGTGAAATTGTGGATTTAGTACCCTTGCGCCCAATGAACTATTGCCTTGAATGTATTCCAGAAGGGGTTGATAAAGGGTTAGGACTCACAAAGCTTTGCGAATATCTGGGAATAAGCCTTACAGAGGTCATGGTAATAGGAGATAGTGACAACGATTTGGAAATGATCGAAATTGCAGGAACAAAAATTGCCATGGGAAACGCTTATGACTGTGTCAAAACAATTGCGGACCATATCGTTTCTACAAATGATGAAGATGGTGTGGCAGAGGCCATTGAAAGATTTGCATTATAG
- a CDS encoding DUF488 domain-containing protein, with product MVIETKRIYEPKNIMDGYRVLVDSYWPRGFTHSSANVDIWKKELAPSKELIRRFHSGKDSYESFKSQYLEELKNNQAVKTFLSDLKKRLKEENVTLIYSANNKEQNQAVILADYLNTILFQKNKAPRAA from the coding sequence ATGGTGATTGAAACAAAACGCATCTATGAACCCAAAAACATTATGGATGGGTACCGCGTTTTAGTAGACAGCTACTGGCCCAGAGGATTTACTCACTCCAGCGCCAATGTCGATATATGGAAAAAGGAACTTGCTCCCAGCAAAGAATTGATCCGGCGTTTTCATTCTGGAAAAGATTCATACGAAAGCTTTAAATCGCAATATTTGGAAGAACTTAAAAATAATCAGGCTGTCAAAACTTTTCTATCCGATTTGAAGAAACGTCTGAAGGAAGAAAATGTTACTTTAATCTATTCTGCAAACAATAAGGAACAAAACCAGGCCGTTATTCTGGCCGATTATTTGAACACAATACTTTTTCAAAAAAACAAAGCGCCACGGGCAGCGTGA
- a CDS encoding DEAD/DEAH box helicase, translated as MKFRELEINEQLLRAIDDMGFVDMTEIQERAIPRLMEGGDLIGKSQTGTGKTMAFAIPAIEKIDPELRKPQVLVLLPTRELALQVSEEFRKVLKYSHSIKVVAVFGGASIENQIRDLKSGAQIVVGTPGRVMDHMRRKTLKFNALTMAVLDEADEMLNMGFREDIELILDAVDHDVQTVLFSATMPKPILKIAETYQKNPTMIEISPKTMVAPSIEQKYFNISDQNKFEALTRLLDVYKPQRSLIFCNTKHYVDEITENLQELGYSVDKIHGDMRQVSRLNVLKRFSQGRLKILVATDVAARGIDVDDVDIVFNYDVPDNEEYYVHRIGRTGRAGKSGLSLTLARSRDQFKLRKITDYTKKSIERDLIPTSEVINDIKIAHFKERFKLKAEKGELERYIAIIQELEEKGYEAEFIAAVLLQAQLPLSDAEDLNTEFKKRGRREGRRERDGKRRREVKGSKGKSFGPEKTKRLFISVGEKDKVQKRDILGAICGECNIASSAVGNIDMYNKFTFVDVDVDVAKKVEKKLNGKMIKDNKVKVEISKKKK; from the coding sequence ATGAAATTTAGAGAACTAGAGATTAACGAGCAATTGCTCAGGGCAATTGATGATATGGGATTTGTTGATATGACAGAAATTCAGGAACGCGCAATTCCCCGTTTGATGGAAGGCGGCGACCTTATTGGTAAATCCCAGACAGGAACAGGAAAGACTATGGCCTTTGCGATTCCTGCCATAGAGAAGATTGATCCAGAACTCAGAAAACCGCAAGTGCTGGTGTTGCTGCCGACACGTGAGCTGGCGCTGCAGGTTTCTGAAGAATTCAGAAAGGTTTTAAAATACAGCCACAGCATTAAAGTTGTTGCAGTGTTTGGCGGCGCTTCAATTGAAAACCAGATTCGTGATCTGAAATCCGGAGCACAGATTGTAGTAGGCACACCAGGACGTGTCATGGACCATATGCGTCGGAAAACTTTAAAATTCAACGCACTTACAATGGCAGTGCTGGACGAGGCGGATGAAATGCTGAATATGGGCTTCAGAGAGGATATTGAGCTCATTTTAGATGCGGTAGACCATGATGTTCAGACCGTTTTATTTTCGGCTACAATGCCAAAACCCATTTTAAAGATAGCGGAAACCTACCAGAAAAATCCGACAATGATTGAAATTTCGCCTAAAACAATGGTAGCGCCAAGTATTGAGCAGAAGTATTTTAATATTTCTGACCAGAATAAGTTTGAAGCTTTAACCCGTTTATTGGATGTCTATAAACCTCAACGCTCACTTATTTTCTGCAACACCAAACACTATGTTGACGAAATTACTGAAAATCTGCAGGAACTGGGGTATTCCGTAGACAAAATTCATGGCGATATGCGCCAGGTATCTAGACTCAATGTCTTAAAACGCTTTAGCCAGGGGCGGCTGAAAATTTTAGTAGCCACCGATGTAGCGGCCAGAGGGATTGATGTTGACGATGTGGATATTGTTTTTAACTACGATGTACCAGACAACGAAGAATACTATGTACACCGTATTGGCCGTACCGGACGTGCGGGGAAGAGCGGTCTTTCACTGACACTTGCCCGTTCAAGGGATCAGTTTAAACTGCGAAAAATAACCGATTATACCAAGAAAAGCATCGAACGCGATTTAATTCCGACCAGTGAGGTGATCAATGATATTAAGATCGCCCATTTCAAGGAACGTTTTAAGCTCAAAGCCGAAAAGGGAGAACTGGAACGTTACATTGCGATCATTCAAGAACTTGAAGAAAAGGGCTACGAAGCAGAATTTATCGCTGCGGTTCTTTTACAGGCGCAGCTTCCTTTGTCAGATGCGGAAGATTTAAATACTGAGTTTAAAAAACGCGGGCGCCGTGAAGGCAGACGTGAAAGAGATGGAAAGCGCCGCAGAGAAGTAAAGGGCAGTAAAGGAAAATCCTTTGGCCCAGAAAAGACAAAACGTCTTTTTATCAGTGTTGGTGAGAAAGACAAAGTGCAGAAAAGAGATATTCTCGGCGCTATTTGCGGCGAGTGTAATATTGCGTCTTCGGCAGTTGGAAATATTGATATGTATAATAAATTTACCTTTGTGGATGTGGATGTGGATGTCGCCAAAAAAGTAGAAAAAAAACTGAATGGTAAAATGATCAAAGATAACAAAGTAAAAGTTGAAATTTCCAAAAAGAAAAAATAA